In the Actinomycetota bacterium genome, one interval contains:
- a CDS encoding S8 family serine peptidase, producing the protein MRLSRSGHLALIGLVLTASYLPASAVGARTPWEATDQVVRGVSNAGPTYAGVRGAFVHFKAGTRHQRDFLRRRGLRPVVALTSIDVVYAEGTSRAFSTISRDPRVLRLEANRQLPLLNESATVATRVQELRTPEAPYRSPSGGPIDGSGVGVAVLDTGILGTHPDLSTRMARNYKIVCDGCPLIETPVTDTTSGHGTHVAGIVAGTGAQSQGRFAGAAPGVSLYGYGGGETLYMLWAAVAFDHIVQHYDNFDPRIRVVTNSYGRPREFDPDSTISRLVGELVDRGTTVVWAAGNSGGNGSADRLVSDAKNPLPGVISVGNYDDLDSGSRDGLMYSSSSRGRAGSPETYPDVVAPGTHITSTCIQEIQPVCNLGFGVTTAYHPWYSTIQGTSMAAPHVAGIAALLYQAQPALTPAQVEDLLQDAAHKFADGAPYEPDPQNPGGTVSFDKGAGLVDAVAALELLQERSTTQPPRKKKGRRPRSPR; encoded by the coding sequence TTGCGCCTTTCCCGGTCAGGACACCTGGCCCTGATCGGTCTCGTGCTGACCGCGTCCTATCTCCCGGCAAGCGCCGTGGGTGCGAGGACGCCGTGGGAGGCGACCGATCAAGTAGTACGCGGCGTAAGCAACGCGGGTCCCACATACGCGGGTGTCCGGGGCGCGTTCGTGCACTTCAAGGCGGGAACCCGACACCAACGCGACTTCCTGCGCCGCCGTGGCCTACGACCCGTAGTCGCTCTAACGAGCATCGACGTCGTCTACGCGGAGGGCACCAGCCGCGCTTTCAGCACGATCTCGCGCGACCCACGGGTGCTGCGCCTAGAGGCGAACAGACAGTTGCCCCTTCTCAACGAGAGCGCAACGGTTGCCACCCGTGTGCAAGAGCTTCGAACTCCCGAGGCCCCGTATCGCAGCCCCAGTGGCGGGCCGATCGACGGCAGCGGCGTGGGAGTGGCGGTGCTCGACACCGGGATCCTGGGGACGCACCCTGATCTAAGCACCAGGATGGCCAGGAACTACAAGATCGTGTGCGACGGTTGTCCGCTGATCGAAACACCAGTCACCGACACGACCTCAGGACACGGCACGCATGTAGCCGGCATCGTGGCCGGGACCGGCGCTCAATCGCAAGGTCGGTTTGCGGGTGCCGCGCCGGGGGTGTCGCTCTACGGCTACGGCGGAGGAGAGACGTTGTACATGCTCTGGGCCGCAGTTGCGTTCGATCACATCGTCCAGCATTACGACAACTTCGACCCGCGCATCCGGGTCGTGACGAACTCCTACGGCCGCCCCAGAGAGTTCGACCCCGACAGCACGATCTCGAGACTCGTCGGCGAGCTGGTTGATCGAGGTACGACCGTGGTTTGGGCCGCCGGCAACAGCGGAGGGAACGGCTCTGCCGACAGGTTGGTGTCTGATGCCAAGAATCCTCTGCCGGGCGTGATCTCTGTGGGCAACTACGACGATCTCGATTCCGGTTCTCGAGATGGCTTGATGTACTCGAGCTCGAGCCGAGGACGCGCGGGGTCACCTGAGACGTATCCGGACGTTGTCGCGCCGGGGACCCACATCACCTCTACTTGCATCCAAGAGATACAGCCGGTGTGCAACCTGGGCTTCGGAGTTACCACCGCCTACCACCCCTGGTACTCGACGATCCAGGGGACCTCGATGGCAGCACCGCACGTTGCGGGCATCGCCGCACTGCTATATCAAGCTCAGCCGGCCCTGACGCCGGCACAGGTCGAAGATCTGCTACAGGACGCTGCGCACAAGTTCGCCGACGGCGCTCCCTACGAACCCGATCCGCAGAACCCGGGAGGAACCGTTTCCTTCGACAAGGGGGCCGGGCTCGTCGACGCGGTTGCCGCCCTGGAGCTCCTGCAAGAGCGGAGTACTACGCAACCGCCGCGGAAAAAGAAGGGAAGACGACCCAGATCCCCACGGTGA
- the pknB gene encoding Stk1 family PASTA domain-containing Ser/Thr kinase yields MKVMRDLVGETLSQRYRLVARVAGGGMGEVYRGHDLLLDRSVAVKILQPSLASDPELVERFRAEARAAARLTHPNIVGVHDWGCEGDRTYYMVMEYVSGTDLRDILVARGNLEPRQAVEIVAGVCEALQVAHSKGLVHRDVKPENILLNRGGEVKVADFGIAIVADADRTAPGGMIPGTLRYLSPEQARGAEATAASDLWAAGAVLSELLTGLPPLQGAGGDLLQRRAHEPPRPPSSWDKGIPHELDDIVLRACAVDPAQRFGSAAEMAGALRRLAVFRLPESPPLDSLLDQVTGEIAVVGDDDLASYVHDGPARRSRRKTRLKTVFAALLILLLLAGTAGAVGRFVMPQMVTVPDVEGMRKQEAARVLEQLELELLVVDREHDLEVPKGSVLEQSPAARDELEEGSGVEVVMSLGPPKVKLPDVTGMALEEAEEKLVGADLLPGPVTKEFSLEEEGTVLEQSPSEGRLVVGSKVTLVVSRGPKPLEIPDVTGLPGAKAAARVKDAGFEPVLVDAYSDKVEEGLVISTSPGPAEIADEASKVEIYVSIGPEFELIKMPDVRGMSATAARNELESQGLRVVVRRPCGGSSATVVETDPTPGSKIREGSQVALFLC; encoded by the coding sequence ATGAAGGTGATGCGGGATCTCGTCGGAGAGACGTTGTCGCAGCGGTACCGGCTCGTCGCTCGCGTGGCGGGCGGCGGGATGGGCGAGGTCTACCGGGGCCACGACCTGCTTCTAGACCGGTCGGTGGCGGTGAAGATCCTGCAACCTTCGCTCGCATCCGATCCAGAGCTCGTGGAGCGTTTCCGGGCCGAGGCCCGCGCCGCCGCGCGTCTCACGCACCCGAACATCGTCGGCGTCCACGACTGGGGCTGCGAAGGCGACCGCACCTATTACATGGTGATGGAGTACGTCTCCGGAACCGATCTGCGCGACATCCTCGTCGCGCGCGGCAACCTCGAGCCTCGCCAGGCGGTCGAGATCGTCGCCGGGGTGTGCGAGGCACTCCAGGTCGCGCACTCCAAAGGGTTGGTCCACAGGGACGTCAAGCCCGAGAACATCCTTCTCAACCGCGGCGGCGAGGTGAAGGTCGCGGACTTCGGGATCGCGATCGTCGCCGACGCGGACCGCACCGCGCCCGGCGGGATGATCCCGGGGACGCTTCGCTACCTGTCGCCCGAACAAGCACGCGGTGCGGAGGCCACGGCTGCGTCGGATCTCTGGGCCGCCGGTGCAGTGTTATCCGAGCTGCTCACGGGGCTCCCTCCCCTTCAGGGGGCGGGAGGGGACCTGCTGCAGCGACGCGCCCACGAGCCTCCGCGGCCGCCGTCGTCGTGGGACAAGGGCATCCCGCACGAGCTCGATGACATCGTGCTGCGCGCCTGTGCCGTCGATCCCGCGCAGCGCTTCGGAAGCGCGGCCGAGATGGCCGGCGCGCTGCGCCGCCTCGCCGTGTTCCGTCTGCCAGAGTCGCCCCCACTGGACAGCCTTCTGGACCAGGTCACCGGCGAGATCGCGGTGGTCGGCGACGACGACCTCGCCTCCTACGTTCACGACGGCCCCGCCCGGCGCAGCCGCCGCAAGACGCGGCTGAAGACGGTCTTCGCCGCCCTGTTGATCCTCCTGCTGCTCGCCGGGACGGCCGGAGCCGTCGGACGGTTCGTCATGCCACAGATGGTGACCGTGCCCGACGTCGAAGGCATGCGGAAGCAGGAGGCGGCACGCGTCCTGGAACAGCTGGAGCTGGAGCTTCTGGTCGTCGATCGGGAGCACGACCTGGAGGTCCCGAAGGGCTCGGTTCTCGAGCAATCTCCCGCGGCCCGAGACGAGCTAGAGGAGGGCTCCGGCGTCGAGGTAGTGATGTCTCTCGGGCCCCCGAAGGTGAAGCTCCCGGACGTTACGGGCATGGCGCTGGAAGAGGCCGAGGAGAAGCTGGTGGGTGCCGACCTCTTGCCCGGTCCGGTCACGAAGGAGTTCTCTCTGGAGGAAGAGGGAACGGTTCTGGAGCAGAGTCCTTCGGAGGGACGGCTGGTCGTCGGTTCCAAGGTGACGCTGGTCGTCAGCAGGGGGCCGAAGCCGCTGGAGATCCCCGACGTGACCGGGCTGCCCGGAGCGAAAGCCGCAGCCAGGGTGAAGGACGCAGGGTTCGAGCCCGTCCTGGTGGACGCGTATTCGGACAAGGTCGAGGAAGGCCTCGTGATCTCGACCTCTCCCGGCCCGGCGGAGATCGCGGACGAGGCCAGCAAGGTCGAGATCTACGTGTCGATAGGGCCGGAGTTCGAGCTGATCAAGATGCCCGACGTGCGCGGTATGAGCGCCACCGCGGCGAGGAACGAGCTCGAGAGCCAGGGGCTACGGGTGGTCGTGCGGCGGCCGTGCGGAGGGTCGTCGGCAACGGTCGTCGAGACCGACCCGACACCGGGCTCGAAGATCCGCGAGGGAAGCCAGGTAGCGCTCTTCCTCTGCTAG
- a CDS encoding endonuclease/exonuclease/phosphatase family protein, translated as MRFRVATFNVHHCRGSDGRVDVARVAGVIATTEADLVALQELDRGMERSGGMDQPAELATLLQMEVAFFPTLHRDGGEYGIGIAARPGASDAGFHALPQVGEEEPRGVITAIWSGLHVACAHLGTKPRVLNAQVPALATFAAGLSPPAVVLGDLNRTARHLTPLLVGGFRGAFGHGTLPRRFPKRQIDHILVSSDIDIVSSWTLRTRASDHLPLIAELELTGSA; from the coding sequence ATGAGGTTCCGAGTAGCGACCTTCAACGTGCACCATTGCCGCGGCTCGGACGGACGCGTCGATGTCGCCCGCGTCGCAGGTGTCATCGCGACGACGGAGGCCGACTTGGTGGCGCTCCAGGAGCTCGACCGCGGCATGGAACGGTCGGGCGGTATGGATCAACCGGCTGAACTCGCAACCTTGCTGCAGATGGAGGTGGCTTTCTTTCCCACGCTGCATAGGGATGGCGGCGAGTACGGGATCGGCATCGCGGCGCGGCCTGGTGCGTCGGACGCGGGTTTCCACGCTCTGCCGCAGGTAGGCGAAGAAGAGCCCAGGGGGGTGATCACCGCGATCTGGTCGGGTTTACACGTCGCGTGCGCTCACCTGGGCACGAAGCCCCGCGTTCTGAACGCGCAGGTCCCGGCTCTTGCAACGTTCGCGGCAGGCCTGTCCCCGCCCGCCGTCGTGCTGGGGGACCTGAACCGCACCGCCCGACATCTGACCCCTCTGCTCGTGGGAGGCTTCCGCGGCGCTTTCGGCCACGGCACGCTGCCGCGCAGGTTTCCGAAGCGCCAGATCGACCACATCCTGGTCTCGAGCGACATCGACATCGTGAGCTCCTGGACCCTTCGAACCAGAGCATCGGACCACCTCCCCCTGATAGCGGAGCTGGAGCTGACCGGCTCCGCCTGA
- a CDS encoding rhomboid family intramembrane serine protease: MSTSDTQVAEQDDQLYCYGHPKEPTRLRCSRCERPICGRCAIPASVGQHCPECVADARRTAPKIRSTMQATAPAVMTIIGIDVFVYLLQILVGREVVQTLALSPSLVSTGEWWRLLTPMLVHGGPLHLFLNMYILFIYGPNVEQAFGTVRFIIMFLIAGFMGSAFSYAFPPDVGSVGASGAIFGVVGVLVVYLFNRRRSQFMAGYLRGMGFFVIANLILGFLPGLNIDNFAHIGGLLGGVLLGLGFDRGRGGEARSPLALQVATAVAVTALGLLLVLS; encoded by the coding sequence ATGAGTACCTCTGACACCCAGGTCGCCGAACAGGACGACCAGCTCTACTGCTACGGCCATCCCAAAGAGCCGACGAGGCTGCGGTGCTCCCGCTGCGAGCGACCGATCTGCGGACGCTGCGCGATCCCCGCTTCCGTCGGACAGCACTGCCCCGAGTGCGTCGCGGACGCCCGCCGGACCGCGCCGAAGATCCGTTCGACCATGCAGGCGACGGCACCGGCGGTGATGACGATCATCGGGATCGACGTCTTCGTCTACCTGCTGCAGATCCTGGTTGGCAGAGAGGTGGTCCAGACGCTCGCGCTAAGCCCGTCGCTCGTCTCGACCGGCGAGTGGTGGCGCCTGTTGACGCCGATGCTGGTGCACGGCGGGCCGCTCCACCTCTTCTTGAACATGTACATCTTGTTCATCTACGGGCCGAACGTGGAACAAGCTTTCGGGACGGTCCGCTTCATCATCATGTTCCTGATAGCGGGCTTCATGGGCAGCGCCTTCTCCTACGCCTTCCCGCCGGACGTGGGCAGCGTTGGCGCGTCGGGCGCGATCTTCGGAGTGGTCGGCGTGCTGGTGGTCTACCTGTTCAACCGCCGGCGCAGCCAGTTCATGGCGGGTTACCTGCGCGGGATGGGCTTCTTCGTCATCGCCAACCTGATCCTGGGGTTTCTCCCGGGGCTCAACATCGACAACTTCGCGCACATCGGAGGCCTCCTCGGCGGCGTGCTGCTGGGGCTGGGCTTCGACCGAGGCCGCGGCGGTGAGGCGCGGTCTCCGCTGGCGCTTCAGGTAGCCACGGCCGTTGCGGTCACCGCGCTCGGGCTATTGCTCGTTCTCTCCTAG
- a CDS encoding MaoC family dehydratase N-terminal domain-containing protein, giving the protein MPLNTALVGKTYDPQTFPVTAEAIEKYARATNDLNERYLAGDDSVASPIFPIVPAFQFLMQAAMDPELQADLMRLVHGEEEHVLHGPIRPGDTLTVHPVIESIEQKDTGETFTVKIDVTNQNDEKVAEVRATSFIRGSGGGGKKPSTGGPTAAEHTAVFQDSVKVDEDQTFRYAEASGDQNPIHQDEAFAKMAGLPGIILHGMCTMAMATKGAVDGLAAGDPTRVRRVSVRFSKPVLPGQELTTKFWELSGGGDTKTYGFETYNPDGEAVIKNGQVEIA; this is encoded by the coding sequence ATGCCGCTGAACACCGCTCTTGTCGGCAAGACCTACGACCCGCAGACGTTCCCGGTTACCGCGGAGGCCATCGAGAAGTACGCGCGGGCGACGAACGACCTGAACGAGCGTTACCTGGCGGGGGACGATTCGGTGGCGTCGCCGATCTTCCCGATCGTCCCCGCGTTCCAGTTCCTGATGCAGGCCGCGATGGATCCCGAGCTTCAAGCGGATCTGATGCGGCTCGTGCACGGCGAGGAGGAGCACGTCCTCCACGGGCCGATCCGCCCAGGCGACACGTTGACGGTCCACCCCGTGATCGAGTCGATCGAGCAGAAGGACACGGGCGAGACCTTCACGGTGAAGATCGACGTCACGAACCAGAACGACGAGAAGGTGGCGGAGGTCAGGGCGACGTCGTTCATCCGCGGCTCCGGCGGCGGGGGCAAGAAGCCCTCCACCGGTGGCCCCACCGCTGCCGAGCACACCGCCGTGTTCCAGGACTCGGTAAAGGTCGACGAGGATCAGACATTCCGCTACGCGGAAGCGTCGGGCGATCAGAACCCGATCCACCAAGACGAGGCCTTCGCCAAGATGGCGGGTCTTCCCGGGATCATCCTGCACGGGATGTGCACGATGGCGATGGCGACCAAGGGCGCGGTCGATGGTCTCGCAGCGGGCGACCCGACGCGGGTGAGGCGGGTGTCGGTCAGGTTCTCGAAGCCGGTTCTCCCCGGCCAGGAGCTGACGACGAAGTTCTGGGAGCTATCCGGCGGCGGAGACACGAAGACCTACGGGTTCGAGACCTACAATCCCGATGGTGAGGCCGTGATCAAGAACGGGCAGGTCGAGATCGCGTAG
- a CDS encoding MaoC family dehydratase N-terminal domain-containing protein: MSENRIDTNRIFPVRLTRDGVMPGMEFEEVVFGPLTRDDFVRYADASGDDNPIHQDEEYARSQGAPTVFAMGMLNAGFLATALGHWVGGPQNIRRYKTRFTNRVWAGDELACTGRVVSIEDDGLVRIALEARRRGAGPEGLNLDNEQTAIVGEADVELPAE; this comes from the coding sequence ATGAGCGAGAACAGGATCGATACGAACCGGATCTTCCCCGTGCGCCTGACGCGCGACGGCGTCATGCCCGGCATGGAGTTCGAAGAGGTCGTGTTCGGCCCGCTTACCCGCGACGACTTCGTCCGGTACGCCGACGCGTCGGGCGACGACAACCCGATCCACCAGGACGAGGAGTACGCGCGCAGCCAGGGCGCACCCACCGTCTTCGCCATGGGCATGTTGAACGCGGGCTTCCTCGCGACCGCGCTTGGACACTGGGTCGGCGGCCCGCAGAACATCCGTCGTTACAAGACTCGGTTCACGAACCGGGTGTGGGCAGGTGACGAGCTCGCCTGTACCGGCCGTGTCGTTTCGATCGAGGACGACGGCCTCGTGAGGATCGCCCTAGAGGCGCGGCGTCGCGGCGCCGGACCCGAGGGGTTGAACCTGGACAACGAGCAGACGGCGATCGTCGGCGAGGCCGACGTCGAGCTACCCGCCGAGTAG
- a CDS encoding MaoC family dehydratase N-terminal domain-containing protein encodes MTEDTIEFDLPVEAEHVKRFAAAVGDEANPIYADPQAALELGFPGPVAPPTFGVTQIFQVPREERESKLGANLDYGRVLHGEQEFVIKRLPLVGETLKGRMRISKDFEKEGKRGGTMRFVTYETVFTDADGDEVMTAYYTLLQTAKDVG; translated from the coding sequence ATGACCGAGGACACGATCGAGTTCGACCTCCCGGTCGAGGCAGAGCACGTGAAGCGTTTCGCGGCGGCGGTCGGCGACGAGGCCAATCCGATCTACGCCGATCCCCAGGCAGCTCTCGAGCTGGGGTTCCCCGGCCCGGTTGCGCCACCCACCTTCGGGGTGACGCAGATCTTCCAGGTCCCTCGCGAGGAGCGAGAATCCAAGCTCGGTGCGAACCTGGACTACGGCCGCGTCCTGCACGGCGAGCAGGAGTTCGTGATCAAGCGCCTGCCGCTCGTGGGCGAGACCTTGAAGGGGCGGATGCGCATCTCGAAAGACTTCGAGAAAGAGGGGAAACGCGGCGGCACGATGCGCTTCGTCACCTACGAGACGGTCTTCACCGACGCCGACGGCGACGAGGTCATGACCGCGTACTACACGCTTCTGCAAACGGCAAAGGATGTCGGATGA